The following proteins come from a genomic window of Coffea arabica cultivar ET-39 chromosome 11c, Coffea Arabica ET-39 HiFi, whole genome shotgun sequence:
- the LOC113717051 gene encoding uncharacterized protein, whose product MDKSWINDPNILSSHYKSGLKDFIEFAKTNGMGLDGKLFCPCRRYRNSKRKSISQVESDLSEKSFCMYYKNWVFHGEPFSTHSYMSSGKNNNLDENGVGGETDFLNETVYNDFDMNENGESDELPDLLDEIKNAHESGISSEWDSKNFDKLLNDAQRELYPGCRKYSLLHFIVSFFHIKVMNHVTNKAFDMMLEFLKDVLPKGEILPSSFYGAMKILSGIGLGYQKIDVCKFDCALFWNENEKMDKCPICKESRWKVNNGKEKKVPQKVMWYFPLKARLQRLFMSSKTVEDMRWHEGKQVKEEGIMRHLADSIAWKYFDKQYPDFAKDSRNVRLGLATDGFNPFGNMSNSYSMWPVIFVPYNLPAYKFMRKEYLILSLLIPGPHALGKELDVFLKLAIDDLKDLFHGINTYDAYNGQKFQMCAAILWSNQISPHMAICLDGALVGIKHVHVVLMILLHKD is encoded by the coding sequence ATGGATAAAAGCTGGATAAATGATCCAAATATTTTGTCAAGTCATTATAAGTCTGGTCTTAAGGATTTTATTGAATTTGCGAAGACCAATGGTATGGGATTGGATGGAAAATTATTTTGTCCATGTAGGAGATATAGGAATTCAAAGAGAAAAAGCatttctcaagttgaatcagaTTTGTCAGAAAAAAGCTTTTGTATGTATTATAAAAATTGGGTCTTCCATGGGGAACCATTTTCTACACACTCTTATATGTCAAGTGGAAAGAACAATAATCTTGATGAGAATGGTGTTGGAGGTGAGACAGATTTCCTCAATGAAACtgtatataatgactttgatATGAATGAAAATGGTGAATCTGATGAGTTACCTGATTTGTTGGATGAGATAAAAAATGCACATGAATCAGGGATATCGAGTGAATGggattcaaaaaattttgacaaattgttaaatgatgcacaaagaGAACTTTATCCGGGATGCAGAAAGTACTCCCTACTACATTTCATTGTTTCCTTTTTCCACATCAAAGTGATGAATCATGTGACTAACAAGGCATTTGACATGATGCTGGAATTTTTAAAAGATGTGTTACCAAAAGGAGAAATACTTCCATCCAGTTTTTATGGGGCCATGAAAATTCTATCTGGTATAGGTTTGGGGTATCAAAAAATTGATGTCTGTAAATTTGATTGTGCATTGTTTTGGAACGAAAATGAAAAGATGGACAAGTGTCCTATTTGTAAAGAATCAAGATGGAAAGTCAATAATGGCAAGGAGAAGAAAGTTCCACAAAAGGTGATGTGGTACTTTCCATTAAAAGCTAGGTTGCAAAGACTTTTTATGTCTTCTAAAACTGTTGAAGACATGAGATGGCATGAGGGGAAACAGGTTAAAGAGGAAGGTATCATGAGACATCTGGCTGATTCTATTGCTTGGAAGTATTTTGATAAACAATATCCTGATTTTGCTAAAGATTCTCGAAATGTAAGACTTGGATTGGCCACAGACGGATTCAATCCATTTGGTAACATGAGCAACTCATACAGCATGTGGCCAGTTATTTTTGTACCTTACAATTTGCCTGCATATAAATTTATGAGAAAGGAATATCTTATTCTATCACTTCTTATTCCTGGTCCACATGCCCTTGGAAAGGAGTTAGATGTGTTCTTAAAGCTAGCAATAGATGATTTGAAAGATTTATTTCATGGAATCAACACTTATGATGCATATAATGGACAAAAGTTTCAAATGTGTGCAgcaattttatggagtaatcaGATTTCCCCGCATATGGCTATTTGTCTGGATGGAGCACTAGTGGGTATAAAGCATGTCCATGTTGTCTTGATGATACTGCTTCACAAAGACTAA